In the genome of Ziziphus jujuba cultivar Dongzao chromosome 10, ASM3175591v1, the window CAAAATATCGTGCTCTAGCTCATATAACCTCAAAAATCTGTTGGCTTCAAAACTTAACAACTGAACTTGATCATCATATTGACTGTCCCATAATATGGAGTAATAATTCAGGAGCTGCTGCTTTTGCTGTTAATCCAGTATCACTTCAAAGAGTTAAACATATTGAGATTGATCATCATTTTGCAAGAGATAGAGTTATTTAGAAACGTTTAGAGGTACGTTATGTTCCCACACTTGATCAAGTAGCTGATATCTTCACTAAACCCCTTGGAACTCATTGTTTTCAACTTCTGTGAGGCAAATTGCAGTTGAAGATGTTAAAGAATAAGACTTTGCTGTTTACCTTTTGTTGAAAACCTTTCTTTACAAGAACCCTCTTAGCAACAGAAGTGTTTGGTGTTACTTAGCAAAGAAGAAAAGGTTGCTTCTGAAAGGGAATGTTAGAGTTTGTTTTTTAAACAGTCCGATGCTTTATGTTAAGATGacgtgttttctttttttcaaatagtTAGTTAGTTGTTCAAAAAAGGTTTTAATCTCTCCACGTGTATTAAAAAGATTGGTTGCTGCTTTTTTGTTAGTTAGTTGGTTAGCTTTGTTATGAGCTATTTAACTAGCTCTCCAATTGTTTTGTAATTTGAGATCATTTTTCGTCATTTTTCgtcatttttttaagaaattcttCAATGCTTCTACTTTTTCTCTgtcatttcttcattttcttgcttGATTTCTcacttttctttcattttccttcTTGCCAAACACTATTTCACAAATCCGTAGTTCATTTTCTTGACTTTATCTTGAAGGTAGAGCTTGCTTGGTGAATTCTGTCATTACTTCAAAGTTCATCCGGTATTTTATGGTTTATAAGTGGCCTCAGGCTTTGTTAAAGAGCTTGAATGTTGCTATGAGAAATTTTGTTTTGTCAGGTGACATTTCAAATATGTTTTGATTGCTTAGTCCCGTTGTTGTATGGCCAAGTCAGATGGTGGATTGGGTTTGAAGAACCTGAAGCTTCTTAATCGTGCCCTTCTTGGCAAATTGCTTCATTACGAAAGATCCTTTTGTCTTCAAGTTTCTAAAAGCTAGATAAGGCCCTATATAGGTCATGTTACTTCTTCTATTTGGGAAGCAATCAGGGATTGTTAGTTTTCTTTACTTTCTAACAGTAAATGGTTGTTAGGAAGTGCTTCTAAAGTTCATTTTTGGGTTGACAGTTGGGTTAGGGTGCCTTTAATTCAGCTTTTACATTTCGCCAAACCAATTTGGGATCCTAATCTGTTGGTTTCTTTGATTTCAAATCTTGATAATACTTGGAATCTACCTTATACTTTCAGGTTATGTTTTCCTGGTCTATCTGCGTCGATTGAGGGGGTTCAGGTGTCAGTTTTGGATGAGGATTGTTTGATTTGATTCTCCGATGATTGTTAATCAAGATTGGCCTCAAGTTTGGTATAATTTTATTCCTCGATCTCATTCACTTTTGGTTTGGAGGGTGCTGTTGAATCGTGTCCCTTTTGATGATTTTTGTGCTccgttttgttttttcttgccTTCTCGTTGCTACTTGTGTTTCCCTGAGGGTGAATATTTGAAGGATCTGTTTTTGTATTATGCCTATATCCAAGGAATTTGGAAGtttattgactttttgtttcattgttcGTTCTACACtttgaattttttcttcttttcctttagAGGGCTTCTGCTTGTACTTTCAGTCCTCTACTCTCAGATCTTTTAAAAGTTGCCATATTTGTGAGGTTTTCCACGATCTGGTATGCCAGAAACCAAAGGAAACTTCACAATGATTTAATTCCTTTAGCATGTGCTTTTGTTTAGGTTAGTTGTCCTGTTCAAGCAAATTTAGTTCAAACTGGCTGTATGTTTAGTTCTAGATATGTGCTGCAGATTCTTAGGGGTCATTGTATGGAAGGAAGACCTTCTTCCTCATCAAACGTTTTACCTGTTATTTGGAAATCCCCATAAACTCGGTGGATCAAATTAAATACTGATGAAGCTTCTCGAGGTGCTGCTACAAGAGTGTCGGGTTTTGTTAAGGTTTTTAAAATATCACGTGGTTTTGTAAAGGGATGCTATTGAGATCCCACATGtgtttcttttgcttttaaGTCTCAGTTGTTAGCAGTATTTAAAGGTCTCTCTTTTGCACGTAGATATAAGTTGGGATTATATTTGTATTGTAAGAGATTCATCTTATGTGGTGGAGCTTATTCACTTAGGTTTTTTGAATGTTCCTTGCGTTTTGAAGGTGCAATGGACTTATTGTATGCAATTTTTTAAGACAATTTCCCATAGAGTTTCTCACATTTATCGCGAGAGAAATGGAGTGGCTTATGCTCTTTCGAAAGTTGCTTTATCTGCTACACAGTTATATTGGTCTTTTCAGCTTCCTGATTTTTGTTTACGGAAGCATGTAGAGGATCTTTGTGGTTTGAGAATGTttcatttttgttgatttttggtTGTTTATGCTTTCAAAGCTTACCATTTCGGCCAGTGATGATTTATGGGGAGATAAAACTTATAGGTTTTGTCATTGGAGTCTGTATTGTATTTCCGGTTTGATATCTTGTATTTACTAGtattctttttcctctttaatGTTTTCCATTTTGGAATTTTACTTAAAAGAAGTTTTAATGAGGCCAGCagggtctttttttatttaaggcTTCTGCCTTGCTTTTGTCTGGTTGGCTTATTCAACCTTTTGTATTTTGTGatcgttttatttttattaatattacgGATTCGGTATTACGGTCGGTAACATGTACTAGTCTACAAGATATCAATCTAGTTGGGATGTGTTGCCTTCttgtaatcattattattattttttttgtgcctaatatttttttattattatttttaccactacttatttatatatatatatatatatatgaaaattagtACCTGTTacatccaaaattaattttcaaaatttatcaaaattgacaTTTTGCATCCTAAACCAAATTACATCCACATAGTTGCTCCATCTACGACTATTCCCTAATTGaaacaagtccttcaaaatCTCAGCCCTACCatttattgaataaaataaaagctgGCTAGCAatcatttgtttttcttattagcATGggattgaatttaaatattcttTCACTGTTGATctttctataaaatatttaatagaaatatagatataacgtgtaatttttatatagtttcgtaaattgtaaaaatttctaaataagaagtaatgaaaaataaaaaaataaaatttaaaagaggattattaatttgtaataagttagtaaaaaaacttttaaaaaaattgcaaatgtaattttttaaaaataaaaataaatataaacatattttacatataataaacGTTCTAAAAAAACATATgaaaaccaataaaaagaaatttgaatatatataaaagaattccatagaatattatgaaaatgcaaatataatttttcaaagaaTAAAAATGATACCTTGTGCATATTTtagagataataataataaataaataaagctaacgatgcaaaaaaattataaatttaggatacaaattataaaaaataaataaataaataaaatgtaaaatatcaaaGTTCAGGATGCAACGTGGTAATTttctctataaatatatataacgtACCGCTTTGATACTGGTTGTTtcggaaaataataataataataataacaataataataataacctatcCTTCTGTATGTATCAATGATGAAAACACGAAATTTGCGCTCTGAACAAACTCAGTAAAACTTGTAGGGGAAAAAATGGGAACTAAACATGGGTTTGTGGAAATTTCCAGGAGAGAGATTGGTTTATCTCGGCCCAGATGCTTCACTCGCCGATTCTCTGCCTCCGAGGTTTTGAATTCTTGTTCTGCTGAgcttaattagatttttttgcAACTgggttttccttttctctttcactttaatataataaaagccTCAGCTTACCTTTTAAATCCCTGCTGATACATTCATTGATGATACTAGAaagactttttcttttgttatgaaAGATTCtcggttttggtttttttttaataatattgtgtAATTAATTGGAGTTTCAATTTGCGTGTTGGATATATCAAGCACGGGTAGCTTATAGataatgaatttgataattatttctttgcttttgattAGCTCCAAATATGAAACATGTGAGATTGAAATcgaataattactttttatctGCTTTTACTGATCACTGCAATGTATCGGATCGTCTTGCATAAGGATGATTGCAGAATAGTTTCAATAAAATCTTCAACTTGGAGTTTTATAGATGATAAAATAGTGCAATTTGCTCATGAATTCATACGTGGTCAATTGGCAATACAATCCACTGATTCTGGTGGACTCGTAACATTGTCAACTATTTAGTTGTTTGtttgccccctttttttttttttttttttttttttttgttggttctcTTCTCAAAGTTACTAGCTTTCAGAAGGAAAAGAACTTGAGAACTTTGTGTTATTGAAGCCATTGACTTTTCCATCACACTATTGATATGAAATGGACCGGTGGTAAATGCGAagagagggagaaaaaaaactaaattaatttcGTATTCCATGAGTTTAAACATCATTTAATATTCCTTTTTCTTAAAGAACTCTTGAGAAAGGGTTATCTTGTAGTCACTAAGCGTGCCCATATGCTTTAACTGTACAAATTGGGAGCTAAGTTTAGAGTGTGTTTTTATAATGTTAGAGAAGATAGAACATCTACATTTATGTTATCATGGATATATTTAGAGGTGAATGTATGAACCTTATTAAGATcgtttatgttatatttttggaCTAATGACCTCATTTCCCTTCATAGGGGGCTTTGCCCTGCAGAGAGAGCCCTTGCTGAAAATCTTAACAGCCAGGGCGCCTTATCCTGGCCAAGAGAGGATTGAAGAccttttttgatattttccttTAATTGACTCTTCGATTTCCTTTTGGAATGTTATCTggcatgtatatatttaaagagtTACTCTTAGTTCTTCAACTATTACTGATTGGGTCTAAGCAATTGCATTTCAAAGGCTTAATCACTTAAGCTCTTCAATTACACCTGTGATTATCCTGATCTAGTTGTGttttttgactaattgtttCAGGTTCTTGTAGAGAGGTTAGATCTGTATGGGAAGTTAAATGGTCATAAAGGTTGTGTAAACACTGTAGAATTCAACTCCACTGGTGAACTTCTTGTGTCAGGTTCTGATGACAAACAAGTTATATTATGGGACTGGGCAACTAAAACAAGAAGGTTATTATATCCTTCTGGCCACTATGACAACATTTTTCAGGCTAGAATTATGCCTTTCACTGATGATCGGAAAATAGTAACTTCTGCTGCTGATGGTCAGGTGAATTTGTGCTATTTGTGCATTTTCCTTCAGTATCATTCTGTTTTTACATTCTTAGGCACAAACTATGCTGATCATCTCTCCAGCTTTATTCATTATAGCCTTTCgattatagttattttattttgttttttctggtTAAGAAAACCTTATCAATTACCTCCCCACCcccttttcttttgtatttttagtttttatttcatGCATTTTGTCAATTATTGAGCACTTCAACTCTCTTTCTATTTCCTCAAattctttttgaaataaatcTGTGAACCCAATTAATACACCAATCAAAACTTGTCAAAGTTATTTGCATAGATAATAAGTGGGCCTTTGCAATTGATTTAACCATTCTGACCAGTAGTCACAGCCTTTATGGATAAATgaaaatctatatacatatcTTGCTGATAGATTTAAAGCAGTATCTCTTTACCTCTAAACTGGTTTAGAGGTAGACTTGTTAATTTTTGTCTATATAATGTGATAACCTTTGTTGCAGGTAAGGTTGGGCCAGATTTTGGAGGATGGTCAGATTGATACAAAAATGTTGGGAAGGCACCAAGGCCATGTGTACAAGCTTGCTCCGGAGCCAGGGAGTCCTCACATACTTTACAGTTGTGGTGAAGATGGTTTTGTTCAACATGTATGttgaattaattatatgatCCTTAAAGAAGTTTCTGTGCTTCCTTCCAGTTTCAGGGTTACTTCTTATTTTGCAGTTTGATCTTCGAAGTAGAATTGCTACAAAGCTTCTTTGTTGCACCTCATTGTCAGCAAAGAATGAGCAGGTTCAAAATAGCATAAGGTTGAATGCCATTGTTATTGACCCAACAAATCCAAATTACTTGGCTGTAGGAGGTTCTGATGAATATGCACGAGTCTATGACATTAGAAAATGCCAGTGGGATGAATCAAGTAATTTAGACGTACCTGTGAACATGTTTTGCCCAAAACACCTGATTGAGACAAGCAACATCCATATCACAGGATTGGCTTACTCAAACACAAGCGAATTACTTGTCTCTTACAATGATGAGCATATATATCTGTTTCAGAAGAATATGGGGTTGGGTCCCTCACCATCTTCTGCCCTAGTTGAAGGCATGCAACTAGAAGAGCCACAAGTGTACCTGGGTCATAGGAATTCACAAACAGTTAAAGGAGTGAGTTTCTTTGGTCCTGATGATGATTATGTCTTGAGTGGGTCTGACTGTGgccatatatttatatggagGAAGAAGGGAGCTAAACTTGTTCGTTTAATGAGAGGTGACCGACGTGTTGTAAATCATCTTGAGCCCCATCCCTACATGCCTATCTTTGCTACATGTGGAATTGAAAATGATGTAAAGCTGTGGGCCCCTACAGCAACTGATGGTCCTCCACTTCCGGACAATGTAGGGAAGGTACTATTTTTAGCTGCtgcaaaattcttaaaaaagtGTAAAAGATAACTCATTCTACCAATTAATGTTTGGTTACAAACGTCACTTTGAGTGACTGTTGGTTTAGAATTGACTTACAGTTTCTGTCCAATAACAGATTATGGAGTCTAATAGACAAGGCAGAGAGGATCAATCACGGGTAACACTTACCCCTGATGTTATCATGCATGTATTGCGATTACAGAGACGACAAACAGCGGCATATATTGAAAGGAGATATAGTAGAGCTGATATTGAGAGTGATGAAGAAAATGGTGAGGCATATGTTTTAGGACTCTCAGAGGCATCAGATGGCAATGCCTCTTTTGATGAGGGTTCAACCGAAAATTTGGGGGAGTGCAACATTAGCTAGAGTTACAGGACTTAGTAAGTATTTCCTCTTGCCTCTTGCTTCCATCCTttaattttctcattaattttccATATCAGATTGTTAGGCCTTATTATAATTGTCAGATGATGCatttaagattaaatttttgtatataaaGTCTTCTCCacactgtatatatatacctgGAACAATTCGCTCTGTAAAACACCAAATTAGTGCTGATAATATCCTGCCTTGGAAAGACTTGCATTCCTGTAGAACAATGAGACTGAGTATTTCGTTTCTTTACATGGGTCTTCAAGCTGATTTCCTTGGTGGCTGTTTGCAGTGGAGTATATGTTTCAGTAATGTATACCATATTGTCAACTGATTCAGTGCAATGTATTCAGAACAGTCTGGTATGAGTCCTCAACTCGTACGCCATATTCTACTGATTTTTCTACCTAACGATACAAATTGCAACTTTTGTTCCATATGTTTCCTAAATGTTACACTGCTTCTGCCTGTCCCAGGTTGAAAATTGGCAAATCCATGGCTGGAATGATATCTACCGTGGTACTTATCTTctgtgtataaatataaatatgagtaTTTATTTGTATGCATGATAATTCAAATCAGGAACAACTCAACTAGAGAGTTGGAATACTAAATGGATGTTTAGTAGGGGTGTAATTGTATAAGCATAaagacaatttatttatttattttgactaaggagtgctcttttttttttttaatgctttttaatgaaaattaagaGGTGCATGTTGATTACATTCCCAGAACGAATAATGTAGGTGCACATCTTTTTAGCTAAATTTGCTTTCCAATGTAGTAAGTATACGGTTTTTTGGGAAAAGGGACCAAATTGGTTCGATACTCTTGTCCAGTTGAAGATATATCCTATCCATCAAAAACAGATATATGCAATCTTTTATCAATTATTAGCATGGCGTATTTTATGTACCAATATGTTTAACAACAATagtttaacaaaaatattttgagaaaCCCATTTTAGctgtgtaaattttttttaccaaaaaatttttagcagtcttattcataattaaatagttaataaaataaaatagttgtaAAAAATCAcatttcatataaattaaaataaagttaattGTACTTTATTATTCAGTTGTGcaatttatactttttattttatttctttattcatCCTAAAagaacttttatttttccttgttttaatacttttttttttttcagttataATAGTATGGATTTACAACTTTATAATTTAGACCACCAATTTTTAAAAgttgtaatttatattttacaatttgttGCAAATCAAACGATCTTTAACTTTGGCTAATGAAGTATTAATGACCGAGAACACCCTTAATTTTCAATCACTTGCAAATCATGTGTAATTTGTTAGAATTTAgatgaaaatccaaaaaaaaaataaaaggaaaaaaagacatGATGGCGACGCACTATGCAGATGTATTTGGGAGCGCAAGtgccaaagaaaaaagaaaagaaaacaagttTGACCCAAGTGGGATTTTGAATTGAGTTTAGGgactaatattaaaaatatatactaatattttgtttatgcgaaaaaatatatatatatagtttttcttttatttttgtttttgtttttttggttttttatttttttgcttttttttttgtttgtttttttgttttttttttttgggtcacttTGCGCTTGACGTACGTGGCATGGATGAAgtggattttttaaaaattattttgggttgttgCAACTTGCAAGCACACCTGATAATTCGTCGGGTCGGTTCAGGTCGGATCGGGTAGCATGAGGCTGAAAAACCCTCCTTGATCTTCGTTATTTCAAGGTCGGCCATCTTCTGAGAGTTCAGATCAGACACCCAAAAACCTTACCGGCGGCCAAACCACGTTTCTTCACGAACTCTTCTCTGTTTGGGCTCgttctctcactctctctgaCCCTCAATCCTCCACGGTTCTCGCCCTTCCATTCTCTTCCCTCCGGTAAGATTCTTTATCTCAGCCTTTAGTTTGtggatttttttcaatttattatcatCATCGTTTCTTTATCGGATTTTGGAATTACGACTTTCGGATTTTAGGgttttggattttgatttttgcTTTGTAGTTTTGATTTCGTATTTGTcctttttgtttgaattatgaAAGATGAAATTATCAGcattatgtttttatttgtatttgtttcTTGCTGAAGAATAAtctttattcatgtttttaattaaattaaagtttacTCAATGATTTAGtttctttcaatggatttcTTTAATGTAGGTGGTTGATCTTATTGCTGTTTGTTTTGCTAGATAATCAATACCCAGATGGGAAAATCAAACCCAGATGAAAAGATTCTTAGCTATGAGGATGTTGTACTAAGGAGATCGGACTTGGACATCCTTCAAGgtccatattttctcaatgaccGTATAATTGAGTTCTATTTTAGTTATCTTTCTTCATCCAATCCTTGTGAAGAAATTTTACTGGTTCCACCATCAATATCTTTCTGGATAATGAATTGTCCTACTGAGGGTCTCAAAGAGTTCTTGGAACCCCTTCGTTTACCTTTTAAACACCTGGTAATCTTTCCTGTCAACGACAACGATGACGTGGGTAAAGCTGAAGGTGGAACCCATTGGAGCTTACTTGCATTTGATAGAAAGTCTAATGTATTTGTTCATCATGATAGCTGTAGTGGGATGAATACATGGGATGCTAAACGACTTTACAATGCTGTTGTTGGATTTGTGTCTGACTCCAATTCAGCGTCCAATGCCGTATACAAAGAATGCAAAGATTCACCCCAACAAAGGAATGGTTATGATTGTGGCTTGTATGTTACAGCCATTGCAAAAGTTATATGTCTTTGGTATGGCAGTGGCGAAGAAAACAACAGATACAAAGACAAAGATGACTTATGGTTCTCTGCAGTGAAAGAGAAGATCACAACGTATGCAGTTAATGAAATGCGAAATGAGATCCTGGGGCTGATAAGAAGTTTAATGGATGTGAAGCAAGGTTTGCCTGTTACATGATGAGAGTTTATGTTAGTGGAATCTGCCAACAGGTCAGCTTTCTTTGACATCAAGAGTTTGAACTGAAGTTGCCTCTTTGTGGAAACATAACACCAAGACTAGATTTTCCGTCAATCTTGCATTTGGGAACTGTTAACTGGTTAAGTGTTAGCTTGATATAAACATAGTTGGACTTATAAATTTCGG includes:
- the LOC107411284 gene encoding uncharacterized protein LOC107411284, whose product is MGTKHGFVEISRREIGLSRPRCFTRRFSASEVLVERLDLYGKLNGHKGCVNTVEFNSTGELLVSGSDDKQVILWDWATKTRRLLYPSGHYDNIFQARIMPFTDDRKIVTSAADGQVRLGQILEDGQIDTKMLGRHQGHVYKLAPEPGSPHILYSCGEDGFVQHFDLRSRIATKLLCCTSLSAKNEQVQNSIRLNAIVIDPTNPNYLAVGGSDEYARVYDIRKCQWDESSNLDVPVNMFCPKHLIETSNIHITGLAYSNTSELLVSYNDEHIYLFQKNMGLGPSPSSALVEGMQLEEPQVYLGHRNSQTVKGVSFFGPDDDYVLSGSDCGHIFIWRKKGAKLVRLMRGDRRVVNHLEPHPYMPIFATCGIENDVKLWAPTATDGPPLPDNVGKIMESNRQGREDQSRVTLTPDVIMHVLRLQRRQTAAYIERRYSRADIESDEENGEAYVLGLSEASDGNASFDEGSTENLGECNIS
- the LOC107411285 gene encoding NEDD8-specific protease 1, whose protein sequence is MGKSNPDEKILSYEDVVLRRSDLDILQGPYFLNDRIIEFYFSYLSSSNPCEEILLVPPSISFWIMNCPTEGLKEFLEPLRLPFKHLVIFPVNDNDDVGKAEGGTHWSLLAFDRKSNVFVHHDSCSGMNTWDAKRLYNAVVGFVSDSNSASNAVYKECKDSPQQRNGYDCGLYVTAIAKVICLWYGSGEENNRYKDKDDLWFSAVKEKITTYAVNEMRNEILGLIRSLMDVKQGLPVT